Proteins encoded together in one Yersinia mollaretii ATCC 43969 window:
- the uhpB gene encoding signal transduction histidine-protein kinase/phosphatase UhpB: MMQRLIMSVALLFIYTTAAFCLWSIGTQLVDRPLQALLLFPFGLRMGLLLQSPRQYWPGILLGDALLWWLLTDQFGYVDLLWYAIPLLLATTLLAVFASPWLLRHQKNSSEWQWPLMQGAVILAAALIQALGWQMASQQGAMALLLGLVGGFTIAPTCLLLWHYFARQIWLPLEPGLIHKPINLRLQHIMWYLLLFALSIWLQYEVTETDLHLFAPFCLAIPIVFMSYRYGWQGGAVATLLNGVVLLINTPAQLDSHRDLLLSLLAQSLTGLLLGAGIQRQRELNQQLQLRLNENRELAKALVVAEEHARRDVARELHDEVGQTVTVIRTQASIIKRLTAEPPVLTSAEMIETLALRVYDGVHDVLAKLWPAALNNLPLSAAVAALMRELIPQDQSVVGVLNWQLDDHPIDETLKITLYRICQEGVTNAYRHGAASRIEIDARQDSQKIYLTIRDNGKGIDLATLTPGYGLRGMQSRVSALGGSFSLSVDQGTCLNVILPTVSLPANEN, encoded by the coding sequence ATGATGCAGCGCTTGATCATGTCAGTCGCGCTGCTGTTTATCTATACCACTGCGGCTTTCTGTTTATGGTCAATTGGGACTCAACTGGTTGATCGGCCCTTACAAGCCCTGCTGTTATTCCCCTTTGGCCTGCGTATGGGCCTTTTATTGCAAAGCCCACGTCAGTATTGGCCGGGTATTCTGCTGGGTGACGCACTATTGTGGTGGCTGCTAACGGATCAGTTTGGCTACGTCGATCTGTTGTGGTACGCGATTCCCCTTTTGCTGGCGACCACCTTATTGGCCGTTTTTGCTTCCCCTTGGCTGTTGCGCCATCAGAAAAATAGCAGTGAATGGCAATGGCCGTTGATGCAAGGCGCGGTGATTCTTGCTGCTGCCTTGATACAGGCATTGGGGTGGCAAATGGCCAGTCAACAGGGAGCCATGGCGTTGTTGTTGGGGCTGGTTGGAGGCTTTACCATTGCACCTACCTGCTTGTTATTATGGCACTATTTTGCACGACAGATTTGGTTGCCCCTAGAGCCGGGGCTGATTCATAAACCGATTAATCTGCGTTTGCAGCATATTATGTGGTATCTGCTGCTCTTCGCGCTGAGCATCTGGTTGCAGTATGAGGTCACCGAAACGGACCTACATCTGTTTGCGCCATTCTGTCTGGCGATTCCGATTGTCTTTATGTCTTATCGCTATGGCTGGCAAGGGGGGGCGGTGGCGACACTGCTCAATGGCGTGGTGTTACTGATCAATACGCCAGCGCAATTGGACTCCCATCGCGACCTGCTACTGTCATTGCTGGCGCAGAGTTTGACCGGCTTATTGCTAGGAGCGGGTATTCAGCGCCAGCGGGAGCTAAACCAACAACTGCAACTCCGCTTAAATGAAAATCGTGAGTTGGCTAAAGCATTAGTGGTGGCTGAAGAACATGCCCGCCGTGATGTGGCGCGAGAGCTGCACGATGAAGTGGGGCAGACCGTGACCGTGATTCGTACCCAAGCCAGTATTATCAAACGCTTAACGGCGGAACCGCCAGTGCTGACCAGTGCCGAGATGATAGAGACGCTGGCACTGCGGGTCTATGATGGCGTCCATGATGTGTTAGCCAAATTATGGCCTGCGGCGTTGAATAACTTGCCATTATCCGCGGCGGTCGCAGCACTGATGCGCGAGCTGATTCCGCAAGACCAATCCGTGGTGGGGGTACTGAATTGGCAACTGGATGATCACCCGATAGATGAGACGCTGAAAATCACGCTATATCGCATCTGTCAGGAGGGCGTGACCAACGCCTATCGTCATGGGGCCGCCAGCCGGATTGAGATTGATGCGCGACAGGATAGCCAGAAAATATATCTGACGATTCGCGATAACGGAAAAGGCATCGATTTAGCCACATTAACACCCGGTTATGGGCTACGTGGTATGCAGTCTAGAGTGAGCGCGTTGGGGGGCAGTTTTAGTCTGAGTGTCGATCAGGGCACCTGCTTAAATGTGATCCTTCCCACAGTTTCTTTGCCAGCGAATGAAAACTAG
- the uhpA gene encoding transcriptional regulator UhpA yields the protein MTYRVVFIDDHDIVRSGFAQLLSLEEDIQVVGEFNSAKQARAGLPSLQANICICDISMPDESGLDLLQSLPSGLAVIMLSMHDSPALVEMALERGARGFLSKRCKPEDLVSAVRTVGSGGVYLMPEIAQQLARIAVDPLTRREREVAVLLAQGMEVREIAESLGLSPKTVHVHRANLFSKLGVSNNVELAKQVLNL from the coding sequence ATGACTTACCGTGTTGTCTTTATTGATGATCACGACATTGTGCGCTCAGGGTTTGCCCAGTTACTCTCTCTGGAAGAGGATATTCAGGTGGTGGGGGAGTTCAACTCAGCAAAGCAGGCTCGTGCCGGATTACCCAGTTTACAGGCTAACATCTGTATTTGTGATATCTCGATGCCGGATGAAAGCGGCCTAGATCTATTGCAGTCTCTGCCGTCAGGGCTGGCCGTCATTATGTTGTCGATGCATGACAGCCCAGCGCTGGTCGAGATGGCTTTGGAGCGCGGCGCACGGGGGTTTCTCTCCAAACGTTGTAAACCGGAAGATCTGGTTTCAGCCGTCCGCACCGTCGGCAGTGGTGGCGTCTATCTGATGCCCGAAATTGCCCAACAATTGGCCCGTATTGCTGTCGATCCCTTGACCCGCCGTGAGCGTGAAGTTGCCGTGTTACTGGCGCAGGGGATGGAAGTGCGCGAGATTGCAGAGTCACTCGGCCTGTCACCCAAAACCGTCCATGTCCATCGAGCTAACCTCTTTTCCAAGTTGGGTGTCAGCAATAATGTGGAGCTGGCGAAGCAGGTTCTGAACCTATGA
- the eptB gene encoding kdo(2)-lipid A phosphoethanolamine 7''-transferase, which translates to MDRVKSLSQQSISLLLAVYIGIFLNISVFYRRFDSFSQGIQGIKVLTAIIEVMAIILFTFFVMRVISLGGRWFYRVVASLLVLISVAASYYMTFFNVVIGYGIVISVLTTDTDLSKEVIGLHFVIWMVLVSALPLILIWKNSLRLTLLEQFKTPGQRIKPILLMMAAVALVWLPLRYLDNVQTTNEQLRTVDLPSYGGVVAHSYLPSNWLAALGLYAYTQYNEKYDAVTLYNPAEHHTYVAPAGIDETYVVFIIGETTRWDHMGLLGYSRDTTPRLSKEKNLVAFRGTSCDTSTKLSLRCMFVREGGAEDNPQRTLKEQNVFAVMKSLGFTSELFAMQSEMWFYNNANTDNYSFRELIASEKRNDDKPVDDMLLVEELKESLGRYPEGKHLVILHTKGSHYLYSQRYPRSYARYQPECMGVDDFCSKQQLINSFDNSVLYTDSFIANVIDQMRDKKALVFYASDHGESIDDNSHFHGTPREMAPPEQFRVPLMVWASDKFLSQPEHLAAFEQLQKEQRVGKTHRHVELFDSILGCLGYTSPDGGINEQNNWCQAPAKPSQPII; encoded by the coding sequence ATGGACAGAGTGAAATCTTTATCACAGCAAAGTATTTCTTTGTTGTTGGCTGTTTATATTGGAATTTTCCTGAATATTTCTGTCTTTTATCGTCGTTTTGACTCCTTCAGCCAAGGTATCCAAGGCATAAAAGTATTGACCGCTATCATCGAAGTGATGGCTATTATTCTCTTTACCTTCTTTGTTATGCGGGTGATATCACTCGGTGGCCGATGGTTTTATCGTGTGGTCGCGAGCTTATTAGTGCTTATTTCTGTTGCTGCCAGCTATTACATGACTTTTTTCAATGTAGTGATTGGTTATGGCATCGTGATTTCAGTATTAACCACGGATACCGATCTGTCGAAAGAAGTTATCGGGCTACATTTTGTGATCTGGATGGTGCTGGTCAGTGCTTTGCCGCTGATCCTTATCTGGAAAAACTCCCTACGACTAACCCTGCTTGAGCAATTTAAAACCCCCGGTCAGCGCATTAAACCTATTTTATTGATGATGGCGGCGGTCGCGCTGGTTTGGTTGCCGCTTCGTTATCTGGATAATGTGCAAACGACCAATGAGCAGTTGAGAACCGTGGATTTGCCGAGCTATGGTGGGGTGGTTGCCCACTCCTATCTGCCCTCTAACTGGTTGGCGGCATTGGGTTTATACGCATATACGCAATACAATGAAAAATATGATGCGGTGACACTCTACAACCCGGCTGAGCATCATACTTATGTCGCGCCCGCCGGTATTGATGAGACCTATGTGGTGTTTATCATTGGCGAAACCACCCGTTGGGATCATATGGGGCTGCTGGGGTATTCACGTGATACCACCCCGCGTTTAAGTAAAGAGAAGAATCTGGTCGCTTTCCGTGGCACTTCCTGCGATACCTCCACCAAACTCTCGCTGCGCTGTATGTTTGTGCGCGAAGGTGGCGCGGAAGATAATCCGCAGCGCACACTGAAAGAGCAAAATGTGTTCGCCGTGATGAAATCATTGGGGTTTACCTCAGAACTGTTCGCCATGCAGAGCGAAATGTGGTTCTACAACAATGCGAATACCGATAATTATTCGTTCCGAGAGTTGATCGCCTCGGAGAAACGGAATGATGATAAGCCGGTCGATGACATGCTGCTGGTCGAGGAGTTGAAAGAGTCACTTGGGCGCTATCCCGAGGGTAAACATCTGGTGATTCTGCACACCAAAGGTTCGCACTATCTTTACTCCCAGCGCTACCCCCGCAGCTATGCCCGCTATCAACCAGAATGTATGGGCGTGGATGATTTTTGCAGCAAGCAACAGTTGATAAATTCTTTTGATAACAGTGTGTTGTACACCGATTCATTTATCGCCAATGTGATTGACCAAATGCGCGATAAGAAAGCGCTGGTGTTCTATGCCTCTGACCATGGTGAGTCCATTGACGACAACTCTCACTTCCATGGCACCCCGCGCGAAATGGCACCGCCGGAACAATTCCGCGTGCCATTGATGGTGTGGGCTTCAGACAAATTTTTGTCACAACCTGAGCATCTTGCTGCTTTTGAGCAACTGCAAAAAGAGCAGCGTGTGGGCAAAACTCACCGCCATGTTGAACTGTTTGATTCCATTTTGGGCTGCTTAGGTTACACCTCACCCGATGGGGGGATTAATGAGCAAAATAACTGGTGTCAGGCTCCTGCGAAGCCTTCTCAGCCAATAATCTAA
- a CDS encoding organic hydroperoxide resistance protein, protein MSIEKVVYRAKAKATGGRDGRATSSDGVLDVKLGVPKEMGGAGGAVTNPEQLFAAGYSACFLGALKFVASKEKVKIPDDASIEGTVGIGAIPTGFGIEVQLDISLPGIERSVAEDLVKKAHVVCPYSNATRGNIDVTLNIK, encoded by the coding sequence ATGTCGATCGAAAAAGTCGTATACCGTGCCAAAGCTAAAGCCACTGGTGGTCGTGACGGACGAGCAACATCCTCTGATGGTGTTTTGGATGTGAAATTAGGTGTGCCAAAAGAGATGGGCGGCGCGGGTGGCGCGGTGACTAACCCTGAGCAATTGTTTGCTGCGGGTTACTCTGCTTGCTTCCTCGGCGCACTGAAATTCGTGGCATCAAAAGAGAAGGTCAAGATCCCTGACGATGCCAGCATCGAGGGCACTGTCGGTATTGGTGCCATTCCTACTGGCTTTGGCATTGAAGTGCAACTGGATATTAGTTTGCCGGGGATTGAGCGCAGTGTTGCTGAAGATTTAGTGAAAAAAGCGCATGTTGTCTGCCCTTACTCCAATGCCACTCGTGGCAATATTGATGTCACGTTGAATATCAAATAA
- a CDS encoding alpha/beta hydrolase: MLSIAIKRWIKRIVLVLVVMSVTILAIRIYDTQRGPKLELWHTFVPHEMRAAEIDKASWADYIKAENNIFDEVRINVTEKLEPRTEVPLNRYYSGSSIYPPHFKNDWNRSYILQPDGKPKGAVVLLHGLTDTPYSLRHIAENYRQRGYVAIGIRLPAHGSVPAALTDVEWQDWLAATRLAVREAKALSGPDLPLHVVGFSNGGALAMKYTLDSMDDPALAKPARVILISPMIGVTSFARFAGVAGWPAIFPAFAKAAWLGIVPEFNPFKYNSFPVNAARQSYLLTSVLQQQIARDARNNKMDELPPILTFQSLMDSTVSTRAVVTALYNHLPKNGSEVVLFDLNRAASFGPLLRTSSYTALARLLPPPPRNYSATVITNVSPQSNETVAITTLAGQTNETSVPTGLEYPPDIFSLSHVALPFPMSDSLYGRYPDPRDQYGISLGTFAARGERAVLVVGLDSLMRISSNPFYPYMLQRIDDKIETPAQ, translated from the coding sequence ATGCTTAGCATAGCCATTAAGCGGTGGATTAAACGGATCGTGCTGGTCTTGGTGGTAATGTCCGTTACCATACTGGCAATACGAATTTACGATACACAACGGGGTCCGAAGCTAGAGCTTTGGCACACTTTTGTTCCCCATGAAATGCGCGCGGCTGAGATTGATAAAGCCAGTTGGGCGGATTACATAAAAGCGGAAAATAATATTTTCGATGAAGTTAGGATAAATGTGACCGAAAAATTGGAACCAAGAACTGAGGTTCCACTTAATCGCTATTATTCTGGCAGTTCGATCTACCCGCCACATTTTAAAAACGACTGGAATCGTTCTTATATTCTGCAACCTGATGGGAAACCTAAAGGGGCTGTCGTATTACTGCATGGTTTGACCGATACCCCTTACAGCTTGCGCCATATCGCTGAAAATTATCGTCAGCGTGGCTATGTTGCTATTGGTATCCGTTTGCCCGCCCACGGATCTGTCCCTGCTGCTCTGACCGATGTTGAATGGCAGGACTGGTTAGCCGCAACGCGTCTGGCAGTCCGTGAAGCGAAAGCGCTTAGCGGCCCAGATTTGCCATTGCATGTTGTTGGCTTCTCCAATGGCGGTGCGCTGGCAATGAAATACACGCTGGACTCGATGGATGATCCGGCACTGGCGAAACCTGCGCGGGTGATATTGATCTCCCCAATGATTGGTGTGACTAGCTTTGCGCGTTTTGCGGGTGTTGCCGGTTGGCCTGCTATCTTCCCAGCTTTTGCTAAAGCAGCCTGGTTAGGGATCGTGCCTGAGTTTAATCCTTTCAAATACAACTCGTTCCCGGTCAATGCTGCGCGTCAGTCCTATTTGCTCACTTCTGTGTTGCAGCAGCAAATTGCACGTGATGCCAGAAACAATAAGATGGATGAGCTACCGCCTATTCTGACTTTCCAGTCATTAATGGACTCCACGGTCAGTACCCGTGCAGTTGTTACGGCACTCTACAATCACTTGCCGAAAAATGGCAGCGAAGTGGTGCTGTTTGATTTGAACCGCGCAGCCAGCTTCGGCCCGTTACTGAGAACATCTTCTTATACCGCACTGGCTCGTTTATTGCCGCCACCGCCGCGTAATTACAGTGCGACGGTGATTACCAACGTTTCTCCGCAAAGTAATGAAACAGTGGCGATAACTACACTGGCAGGCCAAACCAACGAGACTTCAGTGCCAACGGGCTTGGAATATCCGCCGGATATCTTCTCGTTGTCTCACGTCGCATTGCCATTCCCAATGAGTGACTCGCTGTATGGTCGCTACCCTGATCCGCGTGACCAATATGGTATCAGCTTGGGGACATTTGCCGCGCGTGGTGAACGTGCTGTGCTGGTGGTCGGATTGGATTCATTGATGCGTATTTCATCCAACCCCTTCTATCCGTATATGTTGCAGCGGATAGACGACAAAATAGAGACACCCGCTCAGTAA
- a CDS encoding amino acid permease, whose protein sequence is MKNDSSTLKRGLSARHIRFMALGSAIGTGLFYGSAEAIRLAGPAVLLAYLIGGAAVFMVMRALGEMAVHDPVAGSFGHYASRYLGPLAGFLTGWTYTFEMIIVALADVTAFGIYMGLWFPDAPQWVWVLSIIFFIGALNLCSVKVFGEMEFWLSLLKVTAIIAMIAAGLGIMMFGLGAGHESTGVSNLWSHQGFMPNGITGVIASFAVVMFAFGGIEIIGVTASEAKNPEKVLPRAINTVPVRILLFYVLTLFVLMAIYPWNSIGQNGSPFVEIFSSLGISSAANILNLVVITAAISAINSDIYGAGRMMYGMAQEGLAPKCFSRLTRNGVPWMTILVMAIALLCGVVLNYLIPKNVFLIIASIATFATVWVWLMILISQVAMRRSMSKENVAKLAFPVPFWPLAPILTIIFMAFIIAVLGYFPDTRIAMYVGLAWVALMTLAWWVWLRKSPAPSPQAQVESR, encoded by the coding sequence ATGAAGAATGATTCATCCACGCTGAAACGCGGCCTCAGTGCGCGACATATCCGGTTTATGGCGTTAGGTTCCGCCATTGGTACGGGCTTATTTTATGGTTCCGCCGAGGCTATTCGGTTGGCGGGGCCAGCAGTTTTGCTTGCTTACCTTATTGGCGGTGCTGCCGTGTTTATGGTGATGCGCGCACTGGGTGAAATGGCGGTGCATGATCCGGTTGCCGGTTCGTTTGGGCACTATGCCAGCCGTTATCTGGGGCCACTGGCGGGTTTTCTGACCGGATGGACCTACACCTTTGAGATGATTATTGTGGCGCTGGCTGATGTCACCGCATTCGGTATCTATATGGGGCTGTGGTTCCCCGATGCCCCGCAGTGGGTTTGGGTGCTGAGTATTATTTTCTTTATTGGTGCGCTAAATCTCTGCTCAGTCAAAGTTTTTGGTGAGATGGAGTTTTGGTTATCCCTGCTCAAAGTGACGGCGATTATTGCCATGATTGCTGCGGGTTTGGGTATTATGATGTTTGGTCTTGGCGCGGGACATGAGAGCACTGGCGTCAGTAACTTATGGTCTCACCAAGGGTTTATGCCGAATGGTATCACGGGGGTGATTGCCTCATTTGCCGTAGTGATGTTTGCTTTTGGTGGTATCGAAATTATTGGAGTGACGGCCAGTGAGGCGAAAAACCCGGAAAAAGTATTACCCCGCGCCATTAATACCGTGCCGGTGCGCATTCTGCTGTTCTATGTATTGACACTGTTTGTTCTGATGGCGATCTATCCGTGGAACAGCATTGGGCAAAATGGCAGTCCTTTTGTCGAGATTTTCAGTAGCCTAGGCATCAGCTCTGCCGCGAATATCCTCAATCTGGTGGTGATCACCGCCGCTATTTCGGCGATTAACAGTGATATTTATGGTGCTGGCCGCATGATGTATGGCATGGCGCAAGAGGGGTTGGCACCTAAGTGCTTTAGCCGCCTGACTCGCAATGGTGTGCCTTGGATGACCATTTTGGTGATGGCCATTGCGCTGCTTTGTGGCGTGGTGTTGAACTATCTGATTCCAAAAAATGTGTTCCTGATTATTGCCTCTATTGCGACCTTCGCCACGGTTTGGGTGTGGTTGATGATTTTGATATCACAAGTGGCGATGCGCCGTTCGATGAGCAAGGAAAATGTCGCCAAGCTGGCCTTCCCTGTGCCGTTTTGGCCGCTGGCACCTATTCTGACCATTATTTTTATGGCTTTCATTATTGCGGTTCTGGGGTATTTCCCTGATACCCGCATTGCCATGTATGTTGGTTTAGCGTGGGTTGCTTTGATGACTCTTGCTTGGTGGGTTTGGTTGCGTAAGTCGCCAGCGCCTTCCCCCCAAGCGCAGGTAGAAAGCCGCTAG
- the hutH gene encoding histidine ammonia-lyase, which yields METMTLRPGQMTLADLRHIYLHPVHITLDDSANASIQQSVDCVQAILAEKRTAYGINTGFGLLASTRIATEDLENLQRSIVLSHAAGVGEPNDDAIVRLIMVLKINSLARGFSGIRLEVIQALITLVNAEVYPHIPLKGSVGASGDLAPLAHMSLLLLGEGKARYQGEWLDARTALTKAGLQPLTLAAKEGLALLNGTQVSTAYALRGLFEAEDLYAAASVFGSLTVEAALGSRNPFDARIHAVRGQRGQIDAASTYRHLLGDRSEVSESHRNCDKVQDPYSLRCQPQVMGACLTQMRQAAEVLAIESNAVSDNPLVFADQGDVLSGGNFHAEPVAMAADNLALALAEIGSLSERRISLLMDKHMSQLPPFLVENGGVNSGFMIAQVTAAALTSENKGLAFPSSVDSIPTSANQEDHVSMAPRAGKRLWEMAENVRGILAVEWLASCQGLDLRKGLKTSEALEPARQLLRQHVAYYEKDRFFAPDIEAASQLIAQRHMNELMPPHLLPSL from the coding sequence ATGGAAACAATGACACTGCGCCCAGGCCAGATGACGTTGGCTGATTTGCGGCATATCTATCTGCATCCGGTACATATCACGCTGGATGATAGTGCTAATGCCTCCATTCAACAAAGTGTGGATTGTGTGCAAGCGATATTGGCAGAGAAGCGCACGGCTTATGGTATCAATACCGGGTTCGGCCTGTTGGCATCCACCCGTATTGCCACGGAAGATCTGGAAAATCTACAGCGTTCGATTGTCCTTTCCCATGCAGCGGGAGTCGGCGAACCCAATGACGACGCTATTGTACGCCTGATTATGGTGCTGAAAATCAACAGTCTAGCCCGTGGTTTTTCGGGTATTCGACTGGAGGTTATTCAGGCACTGATCACGTTAGTTAATGCAGAAGTCTACCCTCATATTCCGCTAAAAGGCTCTGTCGGTGCCTCTGGCGATCTGGCACCTTTGGCTCACATGAGTTTGCTGTTATTGGGTGAAGGCAAGGCTCGTTATCAAGGGGAGTGGCTGGATGCGCGCACCGCGTTGACCAAAGCGGGTTTGCAACCACTGACACTGGCCGCCAAAGAGGGGCTGGCACTCCTTAATGGTACTCAGGTTTCTACCGCTTATGCCCTACGCGGTTTATTCGAAGCGGAAGATCTCTATGCTGCGGCTTCTGTTTTTGGCAGCTTAACGGTTGAAGCGGCATTAGGCTCTCGCAACCCATTTGATGCGCGTATCCATGCGGTACGCGGCCAGCGAGGGCAAATTGATGCTGCCAGCACTTACCGCCATTTGTTAGGTGATCGTAGCGAAGTGTCAGAGTCACACCGCAATTGTGACAAAGTACAAGACCCGTACTCTCTGCGTTGTCAGCCGCAGGTGATGGGCGCTTGTCTGACGCAGATGCGTCAGGCCGCAGAAGTGTTAGCTATCGAATCTAATGCGGTATCGGACAACCCACTGGTATTTGCTGATCAAGGCGATGTGCTATCCGGCGGCAACTTCCATGCTGAACCGGTCGCCATGGCGGCAGATAATTTGGCGCTGGCACTGGCGGAAATCGGTTCATTATCAGAGCGCCGTATTTCGTTACTCATGGATAAACATATGTCGCAGTTACCGCCATTTTTGGTGGAGAACGGCGGTGTTAACTCTGGCTTTATGATTGCGCAAGTGACGGCTGCGGCCCTCACCAGTGAGAATAAAGGTCTGGCATTCCCTTCGAGTGTCGACAGTATTCCCACCTCGGCGAATCAGGAAGATCATGTCTCTATGGCTCCACGTGCAGGTAAGCGCTTGTGGGAAATGGCCGAAAACGTACGCGGTATTTTGGCCGTCGAGTGGCTGGCTTCGTGTCAGGGGCTAGATTTGCGTAAAGGTTTGAAGACGTCAGAGGCGCTTGAACCTGCACGTCAGCTATTGCGCCAGCATGTGGCCTACTACGAAAAAGATCGTTTCTTTGCCCCCGATATTGAAGCCGCGAGCCAGCTCATTGCACAGCGTCATATGAATGAGCTGATGCCACCGCATCTTCTACCCAGCCTCTAA
- the hutU gene encoding urocanate hydratase yields MTAQNRFRDNEIRAARGTKLTAKSWLTEAPLRMLMNNLDPEVAENPKELVVYGGIGRAARNWECYDQIVESLTNLNDDETLLIQSGKPVGVFKTHSNAPRVLIANSNLVPHWANWEHFNELDAKGLAMYGQMTAGSWIYIGSQGIVQGTYETFVEAGRQHFGGSLKGRWVLTAGLGGMGGAQPLAATLAGACSLNIECQQSRIDFRLKTRYVDEQATDLDDALARIKKYTAAGEAVSIALCGNAAEILPELVRRGVRPDMVTDQTSAHDPLNGYLPRGWSWEEYRQRAQSEPVLVVNAAKASMAEHVEAMLAFHNMGIPTFDYGNNIRQMAQDMGVTHAFDFPGFVPAYIRPLFCRGIGPFRWVALSGNAEDIYKTDAKVKELIPDDEHLHHWLDMARERINFQGLPARICWVGLGQRAKLGLAFNEMVRSGELSAPIVIGRDHLDSGSVSSPNRETEAMQDGSDAVSDWPLLNALLNTASGATWVSLHHGGGVGMGFSQHSGMVVVCDGSDEAAERIARVLHNDPATGVMRHADAGYDIAIQCAQEQGLNLPMVAATQGKPS; encoded by the coding sequence GTGACTGCCCAAAACAGATTCCGTGATAATGAGATTCGAGCCGCACGTGGTACAAAACTAACCGCCAAAAGTTGGCTGACCGAAGCCCCACTGCGCATGTTAATGAACAATCTTGATCCTGAAGTGGCTGAGAATCCAAAAGAGTTAGTGGTTTACGGCGGTATTGGTCGTGCAGCCCGTAATTGGGAGTGCTACGACCAAATTGTAGAAAGCCTGACGAATCTAAATGATGATGAGACTTTACTGATTCAGTCTGGTAAGCCGGTGGGTGTATTCAAAACCCACAGCAATGCGCCGAGGGTGCTGATTGCCAATTCAAATCTGGTCCCTCATTGGGCTAACTGGGAACATTTTAACGAACTGGACGCTAAAGGATTGGCCATGTACGGCCAGATGACTGCGGGCAGTTGGATCTATATTGGCAGCCAAGGCATTGTGCAGGGCACCTATGAAACTTTCGTCGAGGCGGGGCGGCAGCATTTTGGCGGTAGCCTGAAAGGGCGTTGGGTATTAACGGCGGGGCTAGGTGGCATGGGCGGTGCGCAACCGCTGGCGGCAACCTTAGCCGGTGCCTGTTCACTGAATATTGAGTGCCAACAGAGCCGCATCGATTTTCGGCTAAAAACTCGTTATGTGGATGAGCAAGCCACAGATTTGGATGATGCGTTAGCGCGAATCAAAAAATACACCGCTGCGGGTGAGGCTGTTTCAATCGCCTTGTGTGGTAATGCGGCTGAAATTTTACCTGAATTGGTCCGCCGTGGTGTTCGCCCGGATATGGTGACCGACCAAACCAGTGCGCATGATCCGTTAAACGGTTATCTGCCGAGAGGCTGGAGCTGGGAAGAGTATCGTCAACGCGCCCAAAGTGAGCCAGTGCTGGTAGTGAATGCGGCTAAGGCTTCGATGGCAGAACATGTCGAAGCGATGCTGGCCTTCCACAATATGGGTATCCCAACCTTTGATTACGGCAATAATATTCGCCAGATGGCACAAGATATGGGTGTTACCCATGCTTTTGATTTCCCTGGCTTTGTTCCTGCTTATATTCGGCCACTATTCTGCCGTGGTATCGGTCCGTTCCGCTGGGTTGCACTCTCTGGTAACGCCGAAGATATTTATAAGACCGATGCTAAGGTTAAAGAACTCATCCCTGATGATGAGCACCTGCACCACTGGCTGGATATGGCTCGCGAGCGCATTAATTTCCAAGGGCTACCGGCGCGTATTTGCTGGGTCGGTCTGGGTCAGCGCGCCAAATTAGGCTTAGCTTTTAACGAAATGGTGCGCAGTGGTGAACTGTCAGCTCCGATTGTGATTGGCCGCGACCATCTCGACTCCGGATCAGTCTCCAGCCCCAACCGCGAAACTGAAGCCATGCAAGATGGCTCTGATGCAGTCTCTGACTGGCCGTTGCTCAATGCATTGCTGAACACCGCCAGCGGCGCGACTTGGGTGTCGTTGCATCATGGTGGTGGTGTGGGAATGGGTTTCTCTCAGCATTCTGGCATGGTGGTGGTTTGTGATGGCAGTGACGAAGCCGCCGAACGTATCGCCCGAGTATTACATAATGATCCCGCGACGGGCGTGATGCGTCATGCCGATGCGGGTTATGACATCGCCATTCAATGTGCACAAGAGCAGGGGTTGAATCTGCCAATGGTTGCCGCGACTCAGGGGAAACCGTCATGA